The DNA segment CCAGCTGGGAGATGTGGACCAACCCCTCCACCCCGGGCTCCAGCTCCACGAAGGCGCCGAAGGAAGCGATGCGCACCACCGTCCCGTCGACGACGCTGCCGATGGGGTACTTCAGCTCCACGTTCGCCCACGGATCCGGCAGCAGCTCCTTCAGGCCCAGCGAGATCCGCTCGCGCTCCCGGTCGAGGCGGAGCACCTTGACGTCCACCTCGTCGCCCACGGAGAGGACGTCGGAGGCGTGCTTGACGCGGCCCCATCCCATCTCCGAGATGTGGAGCAGGCCGTCCACACCGCCCAGGTCGATGAAGGCGCCGAAGTCGGTCAGCCCCTTGACCACGCCGCGGACGACCTGGCCCTCCTCCAGCCTCGACCAGGTCTCCTCCCGCGCGCGCTGGTACTCCTCCTCCAGCACCACCTTGCGGGAGAGGATCACCCGGTTCTTGTTCCGGTCGAGCTCGATCACCTTGGCGCGGAGCGTCTGGCCGACATAGGGGGAGAGGTCGTTGACGTAGCCGCGCTCCACGTGGGAGGCGGGCATGAACGCCCGCACGCCCACGTCCAGCACCAGCCCGCCCTTCACCTGCTCGGTCACCTTGGCCTCGATCACCGTGCCGCTCTCGTACTCTTCCTGGAGCTTCTTCCAGGCCTGCCGGGCCCGGGCCCGCTTCTGCGAGAGGACCGGGTTGCTCTCGTCCACGTTGAGCACGTAGGCCAGGATCCTGTCGCCCTCGTGGAAGGTCTCCTGGAGGGAGGCGCCGCCGGGCAGCCAGATCTCATGGAGAGGAATGAAGCCGGAGGACTTGGCCTGAACATCGACCCAGAGCCCATCGTCGCTCACCCGTTCGATGACGGCCTCCCGCACCTCGCCCGGCCGGAGCGGCTTGCCCGCATACTCCAGCTCCGCCCGTTCCACCTCTTCCTGGGAGGGGGTGGACGCCTCCGCGGAGGCCTCGCCCGTCGCCTGCCTCTCCTCCTTCGCCGTCTCCGGCGCCGGGGTGTCGACGGCCGCGCTCACCTCGCGCGCTCCGTCGTCGACTTCCTGATGCTCGAACTCTTCTTCGTCCCAAGCCATCCTCGCCAGAAACCTCCTCGGATCGCCGCCCGCAGCCGGCGCGCCGGCCGGCCTCTCGCGGGCGGACTACCCTTGATCGTCCAAATCCCCGGGGGCCGCGTCGTCAGGGTTGGACCTCGCCGCGGCTGAACGAACGCGCCGTCGCGCGCCCAGTTGACGACAGCGGTCCAAAATCAGCTGAACCACGCCGCTCACCGTCATT comes from the Bacillota bacterium genome and includes:
- the rpsA gene encoding 30S ribosomal protein S1, producing MAWDEEEFEHQEVDDGAREVSAAVDTPAPETAKEERQATGEASAEASTPSQEEVERAELEYAGKPLRPGEVREAVIERVSDDGLWVDVQAKSSGFIPLHEIWLPGGASLQETFHEGDRILAYVLNVDESNPVLSQKRARARQAWKKLQEEYESGTVIEAKVTEQVKGGLVLDVGVRAFMPASHVERGYVNDLSPYVGQTLRAKVIELDRNKNRVILSRKVVLEEEYQRAREETWSRLEEGQVVRGVVKGLTDFGAFIDLGGVDGLLHISEMGWGRVKHASDVLSVGDEVDVKVLRLDRERERISLGLKELLPDPWANVELKYPIGSVVDGTVVRIASFGAFVELEPGVEGLVHISQLADHHVNDPREVVAEGEQVKVKVLRVQPDERRISLSIREAMEPEEWERPERPAPSRRERPERGERGRHRGEAHGDFSSGNQGVTIGDMFGDLLTRTKHDLENEERRNGGQGRGEPA